actttaatataatttgagaCGGTTCTCACAATGATATATGCGACTAATCTACTTTTTTAAGTTCAATCCGACTTGTAccgtattatatttataagcaCCATTGAACAATAATTGAAATAATTTTGTTTGGCAACTAATTAACTATTCtagtatcttctatcaaatacCGATATTTTGAGGATTAGATTTATTGaccttaactttttttaaaaaaaagaaaaattattgacCTCAACTACTGCATGTAGtgcaaaatatagaaaaatttaggtaagaaatcaaacaaattaaaaatcaaaagattAATATCAACTAAACAGGAATAGTTTATTATATGATTGTGAATAAGGTTATTGTGATGAAacctataaatttgtttttattttaaaaaactttcctAACAGATAGAATTACATGTGATTGTAAAGTATTTTCACTAGCGTTGCTAATTTGCTGGATGCACACTTCATTGGCAATGCCAACCCACTAATGATGATTTCACATGGCCTTTTATTtccaataaaaaattattttgtcaaGTTTCTGAATAATGAAAAAACGTATAGATATTCATTACAAattcttatatatgtattttatttactGAATTTTAGTTTCATTGTTAAAAAAGCTTACCAACTGTTATTATATAGTGGATACTAGATAGTATATGCAGTTGATATAATTAATGTTGATGAAGCTAAAAGATAAACAACTCACGTGGTTTATTGTTCAATTTAAGAACTCTAAAGAGCTGAATGTTTTTTAGTTCGTTGAGAGAGCGTCGATTGGCCTGCGGAAGATAAGCACCAAGGAAAGGATTTCTCTGGGTTTTATTAACTGATCAGACATGCTCTTACAAAGTCAGCAGAGAAATTAAATCACAAGGTAACACTAGAATTTTGAATCTTTGGTAGCTAGGGAAGAACTTTGACTCTTTATTAGAAATGAAATCACAAGGTATCAATAATCTTAACTAATTAGTTTAATGAACGTTTATATTTATCGTGTTAAACTATACAAGAGctcgtattttttttattactgtaTGAAAGGACGAATAGAAACGGAAAGAGTGAACACATATATACATGCTACATAACGTTGTGTTGGCTACCTCTATGCTAATAACAATATTAGTTAGTACTGAAGGCCAGCAACAAATGATTCATCCTAAAATGGTGAAGAGAGCAGAAGAATATAGTATAACTATATAACTCAACCATATATAACCTAACTTTGGTAAAATACTCGGCTCTGATAGATCTCGTGAGCAACTAAGGTGTGATCACGTTCAAACATATTAATTACGTTTATGCAACGTTTTATTGCCTTGCCAGACATTAGAAGAACCACTAATAAACACAAGTTGCTAggaattgattttaaattttcaaagttAGTGTAGACATAGGAGTGAGTCAGATATCCATAAAGAACAATATGATAATATGTAGAAATTAGGTCTGATTCATTATACTGGATTATATATAAATGTCATTATGCAATGTGGGAGACACCAAAAATACACACAAGTAGCACTACGTGCTTAGTGATAAGTGAATCTGAAATTATTAGTGTTCAATATGTGATAAAGCCCTTAGGTAACGAAGGAATGTGGATAAGAGTAATATCAGTCTATCGAACATAAACCGAAGGTGTTAATAGTTATCATTTTCAAACTTTCTTGTGACTTCGATTCATTGATGATCGACAAAGATGTTATTATATATGGCTTATTATACTGATGCCCCATTCCACTAAAATACTCTAATCTCTAGATGTAGAATTTGAGTGCTTTCTAATTTGAAAGAATTTGTAAATGAACGATCAACCAAATAAATAATGATGAAAATGTATATTGTCACAATTGATAAACAATACTATTTTCTGTATGAAACGTCTTAAAACAAACATTTCACTTTTATGTTTTCCAGTTTAGATTTTACTCCGTCatttatatcttaaaatattggTGTTCTAccatatgattaattatatactTCAAAGCCGGCATACatagaagattttttttataatgacaCTACAACATGCATCAAAGCAACAAAAATCATAGATACACTGGATGGAATTGATAGGTGAGGTTTGGGCCCCAACAACTGAGCATTAGGACATCTTATCCTATGTGCAACCAACGCGGTTGGGTCTGGTGAAATGCCTATAAATACGGACACATTCTCAAGCAAACTCATCACACAACAAAATCGTAAGAAGAAAGAGTGAAACATGGCTAATCACAAAAATCTTTTCTTCCTATGTTTCTTAATAGGTTTAGGGTTATGTTCTGCAAGACGAGCACTTCTTTCCTCCTATGAACCCGAGGATGAAGTCGCCGGATACGGCGAGAAAAGTAGTTTGCATGCTGGTTATGGTATTGGAGTTGATGCTGGTGTTGGTGTTGGTGGTGGCGGCGGAGAAGGAGGTGGTGCTGGTTACGGTGGAGCTGAAGGCAttggtggaggaggaggcggTGGACATGGTGGTGGTgctggtggaggtggtggtggtggtcctGGAGGAGGATCTGGTTATGGAGGTGGAAGCGGTGAAGGTGGTGGAGCTGGATACGGAGGCGGAGGAGCTGGAGGACATGGTGGAGGTGGAGGAAgcggaggaggtggtggtggaggagctGGCGGTGCGCATGGTGGTGGATACGGTGGTGGAGAAGGTGCTGGTGCTGGAGGAGGATATGGAGGTGGCGGTGCAGGTGGACATGGAGGTGGTGGAGGCGGTGGAAatggaggtggtggaggaggtggAGGTGCACATGGTGGTGGGTACGGTGGTGGAGAAGGCGCTGGTGCTGGAGGAGGATATGGAGGTGGCGGTGCAGGTGGACATGGAGGTGGTGGAGGCGGGGGAAAAGGaggcggtggaggaggaggttCTGGCGCCGGTGGAGCTCACGGTGGTGGTTATGGTGCCGGAGGTGGAGCTGGAGAGGGatacggtggtggtggtggagaaggAGGACACGGTGGTGGaggaggcggtggtggtggagcTGGAGGtggcggaggaggaggtggaggttATGCAGCTGCTGGATCTGGACACGGTGGCGGTGCTGGTAGGGGAGAAGGCGGTGGTGGCTATTAACACCGTGAAATTATCTATGTGGAGCGTAAGGGCCATTGAGTAAAGTGTCATATAACTCGTAAGAGACTATATTTACACCATATATGTGGTAATAAGTACGCAAGTCTCTGTATAATAAGCCCTAAAAATGGCTATTGTTGAAGTTTCTAATTGTACCAATGCTGTATGCTGCTTCGTGTGTATCAAGTTTATATAAACGAAAATGAAGATATCATGAGTGTTCCTGTTTTCATTTTACTAATATATATCAAGATATCAAGGGGACGTGCATGGTGAGGGTTTACTATGAGTTGTATATTTGTCATGTTCCTGTTTCCATTATACCAATATATGAAGATATTAATCAGATGTGCATGGTGAGGATTTACTATTGGGTTAATGTGTTTGTCCTGTGAGAAAGGTAAGGCCATTGACGGAAGAAATTGGTTTGTCAAgcataaaatctaatttttttttacggtaaacggctattctattactcaaacttgaggtggtctggggaGGCAGACCGGAAtaaaacaaccaataaaacataaggaTCTATGAAAAGAACGTGCATTTCTAGCTAACGAATCCGCAATCTCATTCTGCGTCCTTGGAAAGTTGGTGATATTGAAGTCCGAAAAACACAACCGAAGAGTTTGGCTCCCCAGCCCACCttaagtttgagtaatagaatattCGTTTGCCGTAAAAAAATTATACGGCAAGGACGATATATGCAAACTGAACATAATGGAATGTTTGGGTTTGAGAATCTTAAAGGAGATTTATATGGCAAGCTGTTTAATGCTTATGGGAATTTTCTCTCCCAGTTCACCTATGTGAATGAGATATGGCTATATTAGATCCGTGAAGGAATTATTATCTGGTCGAGAAGGGAAACAAAGTAAACAAATTCATGGATGCAGATAAAGATGAGATCATTGACAAAATCTTTTCATAAAATTGACATTCAAAGCGGAAATAATACATCATTCTGACATGACTTGTGGTCTAATTTGAGGAGACTCTGATATAGTGATATGATGGGAGAAAATTTTCATATAGATATGAGAATTCCAGAGAATGCCATGGTAGAGGAATGAATTCAAAGACTTAAGAAGACAAGATATTTTATAGATGAGCTGAATAGTTTGGAAGATGTCATGAACAACCATAAACTACAACTTGAGCGTTATATATGGAGAAGTAAGTCATGAAGAAACAAGAAAGAAGGAATCGGATTCCTCAAGTGCATGTTCATCTACCATGGACAAAGAGTATTTGGTTCCCAAATGCAATgacaaaaaaactattttctcaTGTGGATCGTTTGcacaactgatttttttttttatatatgttatggTTGATCCGGTTATCTCCGATagaaacaaatttatatattggTACAGTGTAGATATATCCCCGAATGGCCACCACACTGAACATGGGAACAAAAGAGTTGAAGATAATGTAGCATTTTGGATTAGCACCAAATCAAACAAATAGATCAATTCTCATTTTCTCTCAAATTCTAAACAGAAGCACTTTAACAGAAACATGTTCTTTTAGTATAATTCAACATTctgttaaaataataataatgaattaGATGGCTTATCACCCAGTAAGAATCACCCTATAATCCTATGGGACTCCTTTGGACTCCAATATGATGTTACCCTACCAACTACCCtgtttttactttcttttttgcCAGGGCGTTGTGTTGTATAGATTAGTATCTTTTGTAAGAAACAATCTCTATCTTTATGATATATTaacattcttagcaaaaaaaaaaaaaaaaaaaaagaatcaccctataaaagtataatttaaatttgattttttttttcattttagtgTTCCCAGTTATCTACTTTTGGGTAACTAAAGTAAGTTTTTGGATGGTtctatttctatataaatattttcgacGTTATTTACTAAAAGGTGTGAGTTATTTCAAACAAaacttgtcattttttttttttaatatgctaGAGATATCACAAGAAAATACCATCATTTGTATGAAAATAGTAGTATaagatattttcattttcaaaacaaaccgaaacacaaataaaaaactaGCTAAATTTTAATTGCATACATTTGATCCGTTTTCTCTCATGGCATCATTTATGATGTGGCCTTGTGAGATATACACACAATGGACTTGCACTAGGCCCAAGTGTTTTAAAAATCTCGGGTCGACCCATGACAGAGAAAGAATCAGATCCGACCCGATAACGACTTTAGAGTAAACGTCTCATCATGAGTCTCTCTCACTAGGTTCCTGACGAGTCGCTGCTCTCTCTCTCCGTCTCCGAAAAAAAATGACGGCGAGACCTGAAGGAAGCCCCCCGGAGGTTACACTGGAGACCTCCATGGGTCCGTTCACCGTCgaggtttctctctctctctctctctctctctctcttacttgCATTTCTATTAGGTTTCTAACTGATAACGCTCGATCCTGAgatctagatttagggttttagaaagGGGTTTACAGTGATTTGATGTTTGTAAGTTTGATCTCAGATGTATTACAAACACTCCCCGAGAACTTGCCGTAACTTCGTGGAGCTATCACGGAGAGGTTACTATGACAACGTTCTCTTTCACAGGATCATCAAGGTCCGTTCTTTATTTTCCTAATCTGAGTGTTTTGTTGTACTGAGATCACTTTGATGATGAAAGTTTGTTCCTTTggtattttatttgtttcaggATTTCATTGTGCAAGGTGGAGATCCTACTGGAACTGGAAGAGGTGGCCAATCCATTTATGGGTACATTCTCTCATTGTCTTTCTTTGATCAATGCTGGTTGATTCCATGGATATGTTAGTAAACGAATTTGGATCAGAACATGGCTAAGCTTTGATGAAGGTTTATAGTGAAGTTAGCTCTATTAAGGTTATATTCAGTGTGAACAgatttaaataagtttttttttcgtcTTATACTCACTCAAGACTTGCATAGATTTTGAATTTGGGCAAAAACGTTATTCATAACTTACTGAACATGTTATATATAGTCGACTAAGGTTCTAGATATCTCAACAATCCTCAGTTTACTCTATTATTGATTTGATTCTCCGCTTTACTTGTTTTGCGTCCGCTGATGTGTGTTTAGAGGCTTAGAAACATAGAGCTACTACTTTATTGGTTTAGAGATAATGGGTCTTTTGCCATTGTTCTTGTACTAGTTCCAAGTTTGAGGACGAGATAAAGCCTGAGTTGAAGCACACAGGAGCTGGGATTTTGTCAATGGCAAACGCTGGTCCCAACACCAACGGGAGTCAGTTCTTCATCACTTTAGCACCAGCACCCTCCTTGGATGGTAACACACATCCATCTCTCGAAAACACTGGTCTAATTTGCTATGATGTCACTTAATTGTGTTCGTCTGTTGACATCTCTCTGTGATCATCTTCCAGGAAAGCACACGATATTTGGCAGAGTCTGTCGTGGTATGGAGGTGATCAAGAGGCTCGGTAGTGTCCAAACCGATAACACCGACAGGCCAATCCATGAAGTGAAGATTCTGAGGACCAAAGTGGTTGATTAGAAGCAGCATAAGTAAACGATGACGACATGAAGAATTAACTCTGTACTGATCCTTGCTACTACTATGGAAAATGTTTTCTTCCTGACCAATAAAAAGTTACAAGGTTGATTTAATTCAGTTCACACATCTCTGTTTTTGTAATATGGATCGTTTCTATCAAAAATCATCTTATCCTAGTTTCTCTATACCGTATGGGATTGATTTCATCATACATTTGCACAAATAAATGAATATTGACTATACAACGTGCCCTTCAAATTGAAAGGCCATTTGTAGCAAATGTTTTGCCATAGGTGGAAGAAGATGGTGTTTCTCTGGGCACTGTgagataattatatattgagATTCGAAAATCTCCTTTTTAATACACAATGTTGAATTATAGAGCATTCAAAGCTGGAATAGCTCAGTTAGTTAGAGCGTGTGGCTGTTAACCACAAGGTCGGAGGTTCGACCCTCCTTCTAGCGAAAGTTTACATatgattgtttttattttgtaatctTTTCGTTTGGCAACAGTGGGCGAATGTAACTCTTCCTCTCAAGGTAATTTGTGTTTCTGTTTTCGATTGATATGTATTTCAACAATTTTGGGCTAAAGAATTAGATCAGATGAATTGTTGATTatgaaaagtttaaaacaaattatcaaAACGGATACCCTGTCAAATTCAAAACATCAGTGTTTCGTACACTAAGCGCTAAATCCAATTTAAGTACCTGCATGAACAAAAGACAGTTTGGCCGAGTGGTCTAAGGCGCCAGATTTAGGCTCTGGTCCGCAAGGGCGTGGGTTCAAATCCCACAGCTGTCAGatatcttttttgtttcttcaaatTAATGATACGACGTCGTTAATCAAGGCATCAACAAATGAATGTTAAAGTACATTCAGCCCAATACTAATGAAACACAGCCCAAAACGAATatcaaaaccctaaacgaaAGGGCTCACTCAGAAACcctaattataaaatcaatttcatTTTTATCCCTGCACTCTCTTCCTCTAAGCCAAGGCGGAAACTACAGAAGGAAGAAGTGACCTTGCTGTGATCTTTAACAATGGTAAGCTTCGTCTTTACAAAGCTTTCACATTTCTCAGTTTATCTCAGATTTTGATTATACATGTTAGGTCTTCGTTATCTGGGCGTTGAATTGTTTAAGCATTAGATTTGCGTTGATCTTAATTATGTTTAATTGATCGGATAAGAGTAATGAAAGTTGAAGTGTTATTTGTTATGTATAGTCGAGGAGAAAGAC
Above is a genomic segment from Brassica napus cultivar Da-Ae unplaced genomic scaffold, Da-Ae ScsIHWf_2057;HRSCAF=2708, whole genome shotgun sequence containing:
- the LOC125599903 gene encoding glycine-rich protein DOT1-like; the protein is MANHKNLFFLCFLIGLGLCSARRALLSSYEPEDEVAGYGEKSSLHAGYGIGVDAGVGVGGGGGEGGGAGYGGAEGIGGGGGGGHGGGAGGGGGGGPGGGSGYGGGSGEGGGAGYGGGGAGGHGGGGGSGGGGGGGAGGAHGGGYGGGEGAGAGGGYGGGGAGGHGGGGGGGNGGGGGGGGAHGGGYGGGEGAGAGGGYGGGGAGGHGGGGGGGKGGGGGGGSGAGGAHGGGYGAGGGAGEGYGGGGGEGGHGGGGGGGGGAGGGGGGGGGYAAAGSGHGGGAGRGEGGGGY
- the LOC125599900 gene encoding peptidyl-prolyl cis-trans isomerase CYP18-2, with protein sequence MTARPEGSPPEVTLETSMGPFTVEMYYKHSPRTCRNFVELSRRGYYDNVLFHRIIKDFIVQGGDPTGTGRGGQSIYGSKFEDEIKPELKHTGAGILSMANAGPNTNGSQFFITLAPAPSLDGKHTIFGRVCRGMEVIKRLGSVQTDNTDRPIHEVKILRTKVVD